From the Gemmatimonadaceae bacterium genome, the window GAGTGGCGTGACGATCTGCCCCTCCAGCGTGATCCAGAAAAAATAGATGCCGGGAGCAAGTAGCGCGTAATACCAGCGTGCGTGGCGGGTGACTCATTTTGAGGATTCCAATCGGCTTCTAACTCTGAATCAATAGCGCGAACCGGGCGGGGGAGGTTCGCGATGGCAGCAGCGATCGGATTGAGAGACGACTTTGACGGTCCTGCTCTGCGGAGGCTCGCCAAGAGGAGCCGGGACGCGAGCCAGAGCCGGAGGCTGCTCGCGCTCGCGGAGATTTACGATGGCGGCCGTCGGTCCGACGCTGCCCGGATTGGCGACGTCGGCCTGCAGATCATTCGCGACTGGGTTCTGCGGCTCAATGCGGGCGGGCCGGAGGGACTGATCGACAGCAAGCATCCCGGCCCAAGGCCGAAGCTCGGCGACGACCAGCGTGCGGCATTGGCAAAAGTGGTCGAGACCGGACCGATCCCCGCGATCCACGGCGTGGTACGCTGGCGGCGTTGCGACCTGGCGCAGTGGATCTGGGATGAGTTTGGCGTGTCCTTGGATGCGACGACCGTCGGGCGGGAGCTGAAGGCACTGGGGTTCGCCAAGCTTTCCGCCCGCCCGCGCCATCATGCCCAGAACGAGTTCGCGGCGGAGGCCTTTAAAAAAACCTCCCCGCCGAACTGGCGAGAATCCAAAGTGGGCTCGAAGAGGGCATAGAGATCGAGCTTTGGTGGCAAGACGAGGCACGGATCGGCCAGAAGAACAAGATCACCCGCCGATGGGCGCGGCGGGGAACCCGGCCCCGGGCGCCGCATGACCAGCGCACCAAGTGGGCATATATCTTCGGCGCCATCTGTCCCGCCAAAGGTAAGGGTGCCGGGCTGGTCATGCCCTGGTGCGATACCCTGGCAATGCAGTCGCACCTAGCCGAGGTCAGCATCATGGTCGATCCAGGCGCCCATGCCGTCATCATGCTCGACCAGGCCGGCTGGCACATGTCCACCAAGCTCGAGATCCCGGCCAACATCACCCTCTTGCCACTGCCGCCTCGATCGCCCGAGTTGAACCCGGTCGAGAACATCTGGCAGTTCATGCGCGACAACTGGCTCTCGAACCGGGTCTTCACATCCTACGAAAACATCGTCGCCCATTGTTGCGAAGCATGGAA encodes:
- a CDS encoding IS630 family transposase (programmed frameshift), with amino-acid sequence MAAAIGLRDDFDGPALRRLAKRSRDASQSRRLLALAEIYDGGRRSDAARIGDVGLQIIRDWVLRLNAGGPEGLIDSKHPGPRPKLGDDQRAALAKVVETGPIPAIHGVVRWRRCDLAQWIWDEFGVSLDATTVGRELKALGFAKLSARPRHHAQNEFAAEAFKKTSPPKLARIQSGLEEGIEIELWWQDEARIGQKNKITRRWARRGTRPRAPHDQRTKWAYIFGAICPAKGKGAGLVMPWCDTLAMQSHLAEVSIMVDPGAHAVIMLDQAGWHMSTKLEIPANITLLPLPPRSPELNPVENIWQFMRDNWLSNRVFTSYENIVAHCCEAWNELTDQPWRITSIGRREWAHEF